GGAGAGGAGAATTCGATTGCACGACGGCAGGCCGCGCGCGCCTCGACGGGCTCCCTACCCCCGCGCAGTTTGCGGGGGACGGGCTGGGGATGGGGGGCGGCCGAGGCATGCGCCGGGCCAAGTCGAAACGCCACACCCCGAAGTGTACCCCCTCTCCCACACGCTGTTTGTGGGAGAGGGTCGCACGCGTGTCAGCGCGGCGGGGTGAGGGCCCCACGGCAGCCGAGGCCTCGGCGACGGTGACCGCTGCCGCGCCCAAGTTGAGGAGTGGATCACGTTGGATCCTTCGGCCCGCGAAGCAGGTGCTACGGGCGGGATTGGTGCGCCGGGCTCAGGATAACAGATCTCGCGCCTGTCGAGGAGCTTCGGAGATTCACCCCGGGATCACGCCGTACTCGATGGCTTTGCGCGAAACGGTGTTGCGGTGCATGTCCAGGATCTCCGCGGCGCGCCCGAAGTGCCCGTCCACCTGCCGCAGCACCTGGCCGATGTGAAGCGCCTCCACCTGTGCCATCGTCATCCCTTTCGAGTATCCGGGCAGCGACTCGGCCCCACCCTCCGCCGCCTTCACTGGAGCCGCCGCGGGCCCCAGCTGAAGGTGCTCCACCTGCAGCACGTCGCCCGGCGCCAGCAGCACCGCGCGCTCCAGCACGTTGCGCAACTCGCGGACATTGCCCGGCCACGCGTGGGCCTCCAGGCTGCGCATGGCCGCGTCGGCGATGCCGCGCAGCTCCCGGCCGTGCTCGCCCGCGAAGCGCGCCGCGTAGTGCAGCGCCAGGGCGCGCACGTCGCCCGGGCGCTCGCGCAGGGCCGGCAGGTGCAGCCTCACCACGGCCAGGCGATAGAAGAGGTCTTCGCGAAAGTCGCCCGAGGCGATGAGTGACGGCAGGTCGCGGTGGGTTGCCGCCACCACGCGCACGTTCAGGCGAATGCGCTCCTCGCCCCCCAGCCGCTCGATCTCCCGCTCCTGCAGCGCCCGGAGGATCTTGGCCTGCAGCACCAGGCTCATGTCTCCGATCTCATCCAGGAACAGCGTGCCGCCGTTCGCCCGCTCGAACCGGCCCACCTTGCGCGCGACGGCGCCCGTGAACGCCCCGCGCTCGTGCCCGAACAGCTCGCTTTCCAGCAGGTCCTCGGGAATCGCGGCGCAGTTGACGGCCACGAACGCGCCGCCCGCCCGCCCACTCGCGGCGTGCAGCGCGCGGGCGACCAGCTCCTTGCCGGTACCCGACTCGCCCGTCACCAGCACCGTGGCATCGCTCGCCGCCACCCTGCCGACGGTCTGGAATGCCTCGATCAGCGCGGGGCTGCTCCCCACCAGCTCGTCCCCCGATCCAGCCGTCAGCCGGGGAAGCGGGACGACGTCGCCGGCGGGCGGGGCGGGGGAGAGCAGGGCGGCCAAGCGGTCCACGTCCAGCGGAACGGTCAGCAGCTCGGCCGCGCCCAGGCGCGGGGCCTCGATGGCCAGGCGCAGCGACGGCGTGCGTGCCACCAGCACCAGCGTCCCCGCGTTGGGCGCCGCCGCGATCCGGCGGATCACGGCCCCGTCCTCGTCCACCGCCGACGCCAGCAGCACCGTCGCATCGTGCCGCGTGGCGGAGAGCGCGCGCAATCCATCTCCGAGCGTCGCCGCCGCGCTCAACGCCGCGCCCGCACGCTCGCAGGCGGCGCGCACGGCGTCGCGAACCTCCGCATCATCCCCGATCAGCAGGACCGTGCGATCCGCCATCCACCCTCAGTTTGCAAAATGTGACGGCGCCCCCGGCAGAAGCATGTCACAAAATTCGGCAGATGGGAAGGTTTCCCAGCAACGGCGCGGAATGCGGCGAGTGACCTGCAGGTGTGGAGCGCGACGCAACGTGACGGTTTCCGTCCATTTCGCGCACCGTCGCCGACCTGAACGCGGACACCCGCTGAACGGCGTCCACGCGCGCGGTCGTTGACACCGGCGGCCACGCGCGGCCACGTTCAAGCGTAGCGCCCACCGTTCCCTGCTCCCTCCCACGCCCCCCGATGCCCAATCCACTCTCCCGGACGCTCCGCGCGTACGCCGCCGACGCGCGCGCCGCCGCCACCAGCGCACCGGTCGAAGTGCTTCTCGGCGTGCTGGCGTCCGTCACCTTTTCCGTCTGGCTCCGCAACTCCGCCGACGGGGAGACGTGGTGGGTGCGCGTGGCGACCGCCGTGGCGATCGCCCTTCCTCTGGTGTTCGCCGCCAGCGTGCTGCGGGCGCGAGGCGTCATCTCCGCCGCGGCGCGGTGGGGGGCGACCGCCGCGGTGCTGGGCGTGTGCGCCGCGTTCGGAGCGCTGTGGATGGATCCCGACCGCTCCGCCCACGGGTGGCGGTGGTTCATGCTGGCCGCCGCGGCGGCGCTGGTGCTGGGGATGACCGCGGGGCTGCCCTGGCGCGAGCGCGACCGCCGCCGCTCGTGGTCGTTCGCGTGGCGGCTGGCGGAACGGCTGGTGGGCGTGGTGCTCTACTCCGTGGCGCTGTACGCCATCCTGGCGGGCGCGTGCGGCGCCGTGGTGAACCTGTTCGAT
The Longimicrobium sp. DNA segment above includes these coding regions:
- a CDS encoding sigma-54 dependent transcriptional regulator; amino-acid sequence: MADRTVLLIGDDAEVRDAVRAACERAGAALSAAATLGDGLRALSATRHDATVLLASAVDEDGAVIRRIAAAPNAGTLVLVARTPSLRLAIEAPRLGAAELLTVPLDVDRLAALLSPAPPAGDVVPLPRLTAGSGDELVGSSPALIEAFQTVGRVAASDATVLVTGESGTGKELVARALHAASGRAGGAFVAVNCAAIPEDLLESELFGHERGAFTGAVARKVGRFERANGGTLFLDEIGDMSLVLQAKILRALQEREIERLGGEERIRLNVRVVAATHRDLPSLIASGDFREDLFYRLAVVRLHLPALRERPGDVRALALHYAARFAGEHGRELRGIADAAMRSLEAHAWPGNVRELRNVLERAVLLAPGDVLQVEHLQLGPAAAPVKAAEGGAESLPGYSKGMTMAQVEALHIGQVLRQVDGHFGRAAEILDMHRNTVSRKAIEYGVIPG